The Mauremys reevesii isolate NIE-2019 linkage group 1, ASM1616193v1, whole genome shotgun sequence genome has a segment encoding these proteins:
- the WASHC3 gene encoding WASH complex subunit 3 isoform X3, whose product MDEDGLPLVGSGIDLTKVPAIQQKRTVAFLNQFVVHTVQFLNRFSTVCEELSALSLRIQQIETTLNILDAKLSSIPGLEDVKFEVSSANMNSVTNGPIPQATTDQHSVSVSPQSEQNSIHEIGQQKTEAAAENVMTVAKDPRYARYLKMVQVGVPVMAIRNKMISEGLDPDLLETPDALVPAWGDEVNAEESSDSESSFSD is encoded by the exons ATGGATGAGGATGGGCTGCCCCTCGTGGGCTCTGGCATCGACCTGACCAAG GTTCCAGCTATTCAGCAGAAAAGAACTGTGGCATTTCTAAACCAGTTTGTGGTTCACACAGTGCAGTTCCTTAACCGCTTTTCTACTGTTTGTGAAGAG TTGTCAGCTCTCTCTCTCCGTATCCAACAAATTGAAACGACACTTAACATTTTGGATGCAaag TTGTCATCTATTCCCGGCTTAGAAGATGTCAAATTTGAAGTATCGAGTGCAAATATGAACAGTGTTACAAATGGTCCCATTCCACAAGCCACTACAGATCAGCACTCAGTATCTGTATCTCCTCAGTCAGAA CAGAATAGCATACATGAGATAGGACAACAGaaaacagaagcagcagcagaaaatgTCATGACTGTAGCCAAGGATCCAAGATATGCCAGATATCTCAAAATGGTCCAAGTG GGTGTTCCTGTAATGGCAATAAGAAACAAAATGATTTCTGAGGGGCTAGACCCAGATCTCCTTGA GACACCAGATGCCTTAGTGCCTGCGTGGGGAGATGAAGTGAATGCAGAAGAAAGTTCTGACAGTGAATCTTCATTTAGTGACTAA
- the WASHC3 gene encoding WASH complex subunit 3 isoform X5 — protein sequence MTLLHILLQQVPAIQQKRTVAFLNQFVVHTVQFLNRFSTVCEELSALSLRIQQIETTLNILDAKLSSIPGLEDVKFEVSSANMNSVTNGPIPQATTDQHSVSVSPQSEQNSIHEIGQQKTEAAAENVMTVAKDPRYARYLKMVQVGVPVMAIRNKMISEGLDPDLLETPDALVPAWGDEVNAEESSDSESSFSD from the exons ATGACTCTTTTGCATATTCTACTTCAGCAG GTTCCAGCTATTCAGCAGAAAAGAACTGTGGCATTTCTAAACCAGTTTGTGGTTCACACAGTGCAGTTCCTTAACCGCTTTTCTACTGTTTGTGAAGAG TTGTCAGCTCTCTCTCTCCGTATCCAACAAATTGAAACGACACTTAACATTTTGGATGCAaag TTGTCATCTATTCCCGGCTTAGAAGATGTCAAATTTGAAGTATCGAGTGCAAATATGAACAGTGTTACAAATGGTCCCATTCCACAAGCCACTACAGATCAGCACTCAGTATCTGTATCTCCTCAGTCAGAA CAGAATAGCATACATGAGATAGGACAACAGaaaacagaagcagcagcagaaaatgTCATGACTGTAGCCAAGGATCCAAGATATGCCAGATATCTCAAAATGGTCCAAGTG GGTGTTCCTGTAATGGCAATAAGAAACAAAATGATTTCTGAGGGGCTAGACCCAGATCTCCTTGA GACACCAGATGCCTTAGTGCCTGCGTGGGGAGATGAAGTGAATGCAGAAGAAAGTTCTGACAGTGAATCTTCATTTAGTGACTAA
- the WASHC3 gene encoding WASH complex subunit 3 isoform X2, translated as MDEDGLPLVGSGIDLTKVPAIQQKRTVAFLNQFVVHTVQFLNRFSTVCEEKLSALSLRIQQIETTLNILDAKLSSIPGLEDVKFEVSSANMNSVTNGPIPQATTDQHSVSVSPQSENSIHEIGQQKTEAAAENVMTVAKDPRYARYLKMVQVGVPVMAIRNKMISEGLDPDLLETPDALVPAWGDEVNAEESSDSESSFSD; from the exons ATGGATGAGGATGGGCTGCCCCTCGTGGGCTCTGGCATCGACCTGACCAAG GTTCCAGCTATTCAGCAGAAAAGAACTGTGGCATTTCTAAACCAGTTTGTGGTTCACACAGTGCAGTTCCTTAACCGCTTTTCTACTGTTTGTGAAGAG aAGTTGTCAGCTCTCTCTCTCCGTATCCAACAAATTGAAACGACACTTAACATTTTGGATGCAaag TTGTCATCTATTCCCGGCTTAGAAGATGTCAAATTTGAAGTATCGAGTGCAAATATGAACAGTGTTACAAATGGTCCCATTCCACAAGCCACTACAGATCAGCACTCAGTATCTGTATCTCCTCAGTCAGAA AATAGCATACATGAGATAGGACAACAGaaaacagaagcagcagcagaaaatgTCATGACTGTAGCCAAGGATCCAAGATATGCCAGATATCTCAAAATGGTCCAAGTG GGTGTTCCTGTAATGGCAATAAGAAACAAAATGATTTCTGAGGGGCTAGACCCAGATCTCCTTGA GACACCAGATGCCTTAGTGCCTGCGTGGGGAGATGAAGTGAATGCAGAAGAAAGTTCTGACAGTGAATCTTCATTTAGTGACTAA
- the WASHC3 gene encoding WASH complex subunit 3 isoform X1 has protein sequence MDEDGLPLVGSGIDLTKVPAIQQKRTVAFLNQFVVHTVQFLNRFSTVCEEKLSALSLRIQQIETTLNILDAKLSSIPGLEDVKFEVSSANMNSVTNGPIPQATTDQHSVSVSPQSEQNSIHEIGQQKTEAAAENVMTVAKDPRYARYLKMVQVGVPVMAIRNKMISEGLDPDLLETPDALVPAWGDEVNAEESSDSESSFSD, from the exons ATGGATGAGGATGGGCTGCCCCTCGTGGGCTCTGGCATCGACCTGACCAAG GTTCCAGCTATTCAGCAGAAAAGAACTGTGGCATTTCTAAACCAGTTTGTGGTTCACACAGTGCAGTTCCTTAACCGCTTTTCTACTGTTTGTGAAGAG aAGTTGTCAGCTCTCTCTCTCCGTATCCAACAAATTGAAACGACACTTAACATTTTGGATGCAaag TTGTCATCTATTCCCGGCTTAGAAGATGTCAAATTTGAAGTATCGAGTGCAAATATGAACAGTGTTACAAATGGTCCCATTCCACAAGCCACTACAGATCAGCACTCAGTATCTGTATCTCCTCAGTCAGAA CAGAATAGCATACATGAGATAGGACAACAGaaaacagaagcagcagcagaaaatgTCATGACTGTAGCCAAGGATCCAAGATATGCCAGATATCTCAAAATGGTCCAAGTG GGTGTTCCTGTAATGGCAATAAGAAACAAAATGATTTCTGAGGGGCTAGACCCAGATCTCCTTGA GACACCAGATGCCTTAGTGCCTGCGTGGGGAGATGAAGTGAATGCAGAAGAAAGTTCTGACAGTGAATCTTCATTTAGTGACTAA
- the WASHC3 gene encoding WASH complex subunit 3 isoform X4: protein MTLLHILLQQVPAIQQKRTVAFLNQFVVHTVQFLNRFSTVCEEKLSALSLRIQQIETTLNILDAKLSSIPGLEDVKFEVSSANMNSVTNGPIPQATTDQHSVSVSPQSEQNSIHEIGQQKTEAAAENVMTVAKDPRYARYLKMVQVGVPVMAIRNKMISEGLDPDLLETPDALVPAWGDEVNAEESSDSESSFSD from the exons ATGACTCTTTTGCATATTCTACTTCAGCAG GTTCCAGCTATTCAGCAGAAAAGAACTGTGGCATTTCTAAACCAGTTTGTGGTTCACACAGTGCAGTTCCTTAACCGCTTTTCTACTGTTTGTGAAGAG aAGTTGTCAGCTCTCTCTCTCCGTATCCAACAAATTGAAACGACACTTAACATTTTGGATGCAaag TTGTCATCTATTCCCGGCTTAGAAGATGTCAAATTTGAAGTATCGAGTGCAAATATGAACAGTGTTACAAATGGTCCCATTCCACAAGCCACTACAGATCAGCACTCAGTATCTGTATCTCCTCAGTCAGAA CAGAATAGCATACATGAGATAGGACAACAGaaaacagaagcagcagcagaaaatgTCATGACTGTAGCCAAGGATCCAAGATATGCCAGATATCTCAAAATGGTCCAAGTG GGTGTTCCTGTAATGGCAATAAGAAACAAAATGATTTCTGAGGGGCTAGACCCAGATCTCCTTGA GACACCAGATGCCTTAGTGCCTGCGTGGGGAGATGAAGTGAATGCAGAAGAAAGTTCTGACAGTGAATCTTCATTTAGTGACTAA